In Ascaphus truei isolate aAscTru1 chromosome 12, aAscTru1.hap1, whole genome shotgun sequence, the following are encoded in one genomic region:
- the LOC142464007 gene encoding uncharacterized protein LOC142464007, which translates to MRRADRRERETEQKRVEESTGYNEILDERATECEGTKSHMGGSMEEGAEVFEGLCDRMLSALCLVQTNLSDVLDVKDELILQNVPSSVQTQVSICTSRLYRSLLDLTVPSRELVRLVRVFGPQWEQKLVILKQLQGEHERLQRLLSLALRRVQILEAQSRRAALPLLYRNWEKLFVRLMRMGPYKPSCKNEQDTDLESARSRMIGRDTLELGEETSDSPSAVA; encoded by the exons ATGAGGAGAGCTgacaggagagaaagagagacggagCAAAAGCGTGTAGAAGAGAGCACAGGATACAATGAGATATTAGATGAGAGAGCTACAGAATGTGAAG GGACCAAGAGCCATATGGGAGGATCCATGGAGGAG GGTGCCGAGGTGTTTGAGGGGCTTTGTGACCGGATGCTATCAGCGCTGTGTCTTGTACAGACCAACCTTTCAGAT GTCCTGGATGTGAAGGATGAGCTAATTCTGCAGAATGTGCCAAGCTCTGTCCAGACCCAGGTGTCAATCTGCACCTCCCGGCTCTACAGAAG CCTGTTGGATCTGACCGTCCCCAGCAGAGAACTTGTCCGCCTGGTCCGTGTGTTCGGTCCTCAGTGGGAGCAGAAACTTGTAATCCTGAAACAGCTGCAGGGAGAACACGAGAG GCTGCAGCGGCTCCTCTCTCTGGCTCTGCGACGGGTGCAGATTTTGGAGGCTCAG TCACGCAGGGCCGCGCTTCCGCTGCTCTACAGGAACTGGGAGAAGCTTTTTGTGAGATTGATG CGCATGGGCCCCTACAAACCTTCATGTAAAAACGAACAAGACACAGACCTCGAAAG tgCCAGGAGTCGGATGATTGGTAGAGACACGCTGGAGCTGGGAGAGGAAACGTCAGATTCGCCTTCCGCAG TTGCATGA